The nucleotide sequence AAGAGCCGGAGATGGGTTTGGAAGATCGTCGTCGAGCAATGAACCTATTCCTCCGATCTCAGATAGAACACTGGAGCTCAATTCTCACTTATCTCTCCCTTCTCACTGGGAACAGTGTCTTGATCTCAAGGTAACCAATAAAAGAAAGATCTAATGAGATTCatcctttctttttatttggtttCCAGCTTTCTAGGTTAAATTAATCATTGCAGAAACTTCGAACTCGTGTCTGGTTTCTTATTTTGGATTGCATTAAATGCATTTTTCTTGTCTACTTCTGACGCATTTATTGTTTCAGAGACCGTATAAATATTGTTCTCttcataggttttttttttgttctaggCTTTGTGTTTTAGGGAAaagaagttttccttttttttaaagatcaaaataaAAAGTCTTACACATGTAAAAAATCAGTTTTAAGTATCCTTTTGCAGAAAATTTTAAGGGTTTGATGACAAAGAAACACTTAAGTTCTTGGATAAATTACCAAAGATGGATTTTAACATTTATTTGTTCAGTGATATATGTCTAAGATTTGCAATGCCTATACTACccgaaatttatatataaaaagcaCATAGTTATTTGCTTATTTATAGATCTAGGACCAAAGCTTTTTCTCTTAACACAACTTGGTTGCATAAGAAAGGAGAGTaataaagaaaaggaaaaagaatataaaaagtTTATCTGGCCATTAGCCGTAATATCAAAAAGAAGTTACATTGTTTACTTTTTGACTGAATTATagagttgtgttttttttgttagacaGGAGAGATTTACTACATCAACTGGAAAAATGGAATGAGAGTGAAAGAGGATCCAAGGAAAGTGATGATAAATGCAGATAGTGACAGTGGAGAATCATATGGAACATTGTGCTCAGAAGAAGATAGCTCATATTACGACAGTGAGGAGTCTTCATCAGTGTCATCTCCATCATCAAGTGAGAATCAAAAAGAGGAtgaggatgaagatgatgaagacgaagaagaggaagatgaaggtgaagaagaagatgtgcttGTGGTTGCTGGATGCAAAGCTTGTTTCATGTACTTCATGGTTCCTAAGCTTGTGGAGGACTGTCCCAAATGTGCTGCACAGCTTATTCACTTTGATCGAGCTCATCCTGCTTCTTCTTGAAACGTCTCTCTTTGTTTccactttttttaattttctcttaTGAGAATTTGTTTAGGTttcctctttctttctttaatctTATATTTGTTATAACTGAATGATTACTCTTGCAAATGAGCATTAATCAACAACGAGTTTCAATGGCAGTGTTTCACGATTcagtaaaatgttaaaatgaatCTGAAATTTGGAAGAAACGTAACATTTACATGAGAGATTCCTATTTCTTTCTTTAatcttatatttgttttaatttagtGTTTTCTCTTGCAAATAGGCACTAACAACGAATTTCAATGGCAATATTTTCAGATGACGGTATAGTTAAAATGAGTTTGAAAATTGGGAAAAAATATAGCAATTACATGAGAGTTGTGTTGTGTATTCCTTCACGAGTTGAACAGAATAAATAATGCGTGAAGGGATGTTTAGGAACAGTTGTTGCATTAAAGTTGGTCAATGAAATGAGCCCTGATGAATCGAGCGCCTCTTAATTTATGAAGATGAGTGCCAAGCATAATGATTGCCACATGTGACTCCACATTTCATggtttttcaattctttttagTGCATCaaaatcatttttcaaaattttaatggacacaaaatatattaattattaactgGGACAAGTTGTGAATAAATTATACAACCCTTAACTAAAACGATGGAATGATATGATAATCAATATTAG is from Brassica napus cultivar Da-Ae chromosome A4, Da-Ae, whole genome shotgun sequence and encodes:
- the LOC106437185 gene encoding uncharacterized protein LOC106437185, producing the protein MKAPNMETITKSLENISFNDRRIRAGDGFGRSSSSNEPIPPISDRTLELNSHLSLPSHWEQCLDLKTGEIYYINWKNGMRVKEDPRKVMINADSDSGESYGTLCSEEDSSYYDSEESSSVSSPSSSENQKEDEDEDDEDEEEEDEGEEEDVLVVAGCKACFMYFMVPKLVEDCPKCAAQLIHFDRAHPASS